The segment TTGTCGCCAAAGCTTGAATACATGGAAGCACGGTTAAGCCCGGTTTCCTCAACAAGATCCTGCACCGAGGTTGCCTCGAAGCCCTTGCTCCAGAAGATATTCATGGCGTTATCAAGAACGCTTTCTTCGTCAAATGCGCGGGGGCGGGCCATCGATGATCCTTTCTTGTTCCAGTAACTGGAATGAATGTTCTGAAACTTATACAAAAATAGGCGTGAGAGCGCGCAATATCAACCGACAAAGTCAGAAACAACCGGTATTGCGCGCATCCATGATGTCCGAGTCCGCAAATGGCGATTACGATTCCTTGCGCGTTGCCAGCAGGTCACGGATTTCGCGCAGGAGGGCGACATCCTCTGGCGTTGCGGGTGGTGGCGTTTCACCGGCCTTTTCGTCTTCTTTTTTCTTGGCCTTGTTGATCGCCTTGACGACGAGGAACAACACCCAGGCAATGATCGCGAAGTTAAGCGCAATCGTGATAAAGGCACCATAGCCTATCACTGCACCTTGTGCCTTGGCATCAGCATAATTGGTTGCGGTTACCGCATCCGACAGGGCGATGAAATAGTTCGAAAAATCAAGGCCGCCAAAAACATAACCGATCACCGGCATGATGACATCCCCGACAAGGGATGTGACAATCCGCCCGAATGCCGCCCCGATGATCACACCGATCGCCAGATCGACAACATTGCCGCGCAGGGCAAACTTCTTGAATTCTTCAAACATGTTTACCTGTCCTCTTTCATTCTTGGTTTTATCGGACAGGTGGTTTGACGCCCTGCCGACAAAAAACTTTAGAATTGAAATGCGAAAACAGGAATTGTTTTGTTTGGTTGGAGAAAGTTACCCGGTCAGCTTGTCACCCGGATGCGGTTCAACGTGACAAAGCTGTAATCCGGCCCATCGGGATTGTTGACTGTGGCACGCGCGGTTTCCTGCCATTTTTCCGCAGGCAGGGGGGCAAGAAACGCATCGCCATCAATGTCGGCTTGGACTTCAGTCAGCTCATACCGTGTGGTGTAGGGCATGGCGAGTTTGTAAATCTGTGCACCACCCGCAATGATGACCTCGTTAACATTGTCCTTGGCCGCAATCTGGTCGGCAAGTGCAATGGCGCTTTCGATATCATGACAGACCCGGACATTTTCATGATCAAACGTCCAGTCCTTATCCCGTGTCACGACGATGGTTGTGCGTTTGGGAAGCGGTTTGCCAATCGCTTCGAACGTCACACGCCCCATGATCATCGGCTTGCCAAGGGTAAGCGCCTTGAACCGTTTAAGGTCTTCGGGCAGGTGCCAGGGCATCCAGCCATCCTTGCCAATTGCGCCGTTTTTGGCGGCGGCAACCACGGCAACCCGTTCGATCCGGTCGTTATTGTTCGCTGGCATCAGACGGCTACCTTGCCCGCAATATGCGGATGCGGGTCATAGCCGGTCAGTTCGAAATCGTCATACTTGAAATCAAAGATCGATTTGACCGCCGGATTGATCTTCATTTCCGGAAGCGGGCGCGGTTCACGCGACAGCTGCAATTCGACCTGTTCAAGATGGTTGGTGTAAAGATGGGCATCGCCCAGCGTGTGGACGAAATCACCAACGCCAAGATCGCAGACCTGTGCGATCATCATGGTCAGCAGGGCATAAGACGCGATATTGAACGGCACACCCAAAAAGATATCGGCACTGCGCTGATAAAGCTGGCAGGACAGTTTGCCATCCGCGACATAGAACTGGAAAAGGCAGTGGCAGGGCGGCAGCGCCATGTTCGGCACATCGGCCACATTCCATGCCGAAACGATCAGGCGACGGCTGTCGGGATTGTTTTTGATCTGGTCGATCAGTTGGGTGATCTGGTCGATTGTTTCGCCGTTTGCCCCGCGCCATGACCGCCACTGACCACCGTAAACCGGGCCAAGTTCGCCGTTTTCATCGGCCCATTCGTTCCAGATGCGCACACCATTGTCCTGAAGATATTTGACATTGGTATCGCCCGCCAGAAACCACAGCAATTCATGGATGATCGATTTCAGATGCAGCTTTTTGGTGGTGACCATCGGAAAGCCCTTTGACAGGTCAAACCGCATCTGGTGACCAAAGACCGAGACCGTGC is part of the Thalassospira lucentensis genome and harbors:
- a CDS encoding thymidylate synthase; translation: MQQYLDLMRLVRDTGAHKEDRTGTGTVSVFGHQMRFDLSKGFPMVTTKKLHLKSIIHELLWFLAGDTNVKYLQDNGVRIWNEWADENGELGPVYGGQWRSWRGANGETIDQITQLIDQIKNNPDSRRLIVSAWNVADVPNMALPPCHCLFQFYVADGKLSCQLYQRSADIFLGVPFNIASYALLTMMIAQVCDLGVGDFVHTLGDAHLYTNHLEQVELQLSREPRPLPEMKINPAVKSIFDFKYDDFELTGYDPHPHIAGKVAV
- a CDS encoding dihydrofolate reductase; this translates as MPANNNDRIERVAVVAAAKNGAIGKDGWMPWHLPEDLKRFKALTLGKPMIMGRVTFEAIGKPLPKRTTIVVTRDKDWTFDHENVRVCHDIESAIALADQIAAKDNVNEVIIAGGAQIYKLAMPYTTRYELTEVQADIDGDAFLAPLPAEKWQETARATVNNPDGPDYSFVTLNRIRVTS
- the mscL gene encoding large conductance mechanosensitive channel protein MscL, with amino-acid sequence MFEEFKKFALRGNVVDLAIGVIIGAAFGRIVTSLVGDVIMPVIGYVFGGLDFSNYFIALSDAVTATNYADAKAQGAVIGYGAFITIALNFAIIAWVLFLVVKAINKAKKKEDEKAGETPPPATPEDVALLREIRDLLATRKES